The proteins below come from a single Mugil cephalus isolate CIBA_MC_2020 chromosome 7, CIBA_Mcephalus_1.1, whole genome shotgun sequence genomic window:
- the LOC125010184 gene encoding cytochrome P450 7A1 — translation MILSIALIWAVVVGFCCLLWLALGIRHRQPREPAVENGFIPYLGCALQFGANPLQFLRSRQKKYGHIFTCKIAGQYIHFLCDPFSYHSVIRQGRHLDWRKFHFATSVKAFGHDSFDPRHGHTTENLHQTFLKTLQGEALPSLIETMVGHLQDVMLKSDTLRPSKNHWEVDGIFAFCYKVMFESGYLTLFGKELGDDKCKAREAAQKALVLNALENFKEFDKIFPALVAGLPIHVFKSAYSARENLAKTMHAENLSKRENVSDLISMRMILNDSLSTFNDVSKARTHVALLWASQANTLPATFWSLFYMIRSPDAMKAAQQEVQKVLQAAGLTVSPNDPNLNLTRDQLDNMPVLDSIIKEAMRLSSASMNVRVAKEDFLLHLDNQESYHIRKDDVIALYPPMLHYDPEIYEDPYEYKFDRFLDENGQEKTTFYRSGRRLRYFYMPFGSGVTKCPGRFFAVYEIKQFLALVLSYFDMELLDPAIKVPPLDQSRAGLGILQPTYDVDFRYKLKSSQ, via the exons ATGATTTTAAGCATTGCTCTTATCTGGGCTGTAGTAGTGGGATTTTGCTGCCTCCTGTGGCTCGCCTTGGGGATAAGACACAG GCAACCCCGTGAGCCTGCAGTGGAAAACGGCTTCATCCCCTACTTGGGTTGTGCTCTGCAGTTTGGGGCCAACCCCCTCCAATTCCTCCGCAGCCGCCAGAAGAAGTATGGACACATTTTCACCTGCAAGATTGCTGGCCAGTACATCCACTTCCTCTGTGACCCCTTCTCCTACCATTCAGTCATCAGACAGGGGAGACATCTAGACTGGAGGAAATTCCATTTTGCTACGTCTGTCAAG GCATTTGGCCATGACAGCTTCGACCCTCGCCACGGCCACACCACGGAGAACCTCCACCAAACCTTTCTGAAAACCTTGCAGGGTGAAGCTCTCCCCTCCCTGATAGAGACAATGGTGGGCCACCTTCAGGATGTCATGCTGAAATCTGACACACTCAGGCCCAGCAAAAACCACTGGGAGGTGGATGGCATCTTTGCTTTCTGCTACAAG GTGATGTTTGAGTCTGGTTACTTGACTCTGTTTGGTAAAGAGCTTGGTGACGATAAGTGTAAGGCTCGGGAGGCAGCTCAGAAAGCCCTAGTGCTCAATGCTTTGGAGAACTTCAAAGAATTTGACAAGATCTTCCCGGCACTTGTGGCTGGCTTACCCATTCATGTTTTCAAAAGTGCCTACAGCGCCAGAGAG AACCTAGCAAAGACTATGCATGCTGAAAATTTGTCCAAGAGGGAGAACGTGTCTGATTTGATCTCTATGAGGATGATCCTGAATGATTCCTTATCTACCTTCAATGACGTGAGCAAAGCCAGGACCCACGTTGCTTTGCTTTGGGCTTCACAGGCAAACACCTTGCCTGCTACTTTCTGGAGTCTTTTTTATATGATCAG GAGTCCAGATGCAATGAAAGCAGCTCAGCAAGAAGTACAGAAAGTTCTGCaggctgcaggtttgacagttTCCCCCAATGACCCCAACCTGAACCTGACCAGGGACCAGCTTGACAACATGCCTGTTTTGG ACAGCATCATAAAAGAAGCCATGCGTCTTTCCAGTGCTTCAATGAATGTCCGCGTTGCCAAGGAAGACTTCTTGCTTCATCTTGACAACCAAGAATCTTACCACATTAGGAAAGATGATGTCATAGCCCTGTATCCACCCATGCTGCACTATGATCCAGAAATCTATGAAGATCCCTAT GAGTATAAGTTTGACCGTTTTCTTGATGAGAATGGACAGGAGAAAACCACTTTTTATCGAAGCGGCCGGCGACTTCGTTACTTTTACATGCCTTTTGGCTCTGGGGTCACCAAATGCCCTGGTAGATTTTTCGCTGTGTATGAGATCAAGCAGTTCCTGGCTCTGGTGCTGTCTTACTTTGACATGGAACTATTGGATCCTGCTATCAAAGTTCCCCCTCTAGACCAGTCCCGTGCTGGTCTAGGAATCCTCCAGCCTACCTATGATGTGGACTTCAGGTATAAGCTGAAATCAAGCCAGTAG